In the Acidobacteriota bacterium genome, one interval contains:
- the nfi gene encoding deoxyribonuclease V, translating into MANQPLHRWDLTPREAIALQQQLRTHIRLEPLSRAVQTIGGADVSFNKFSETIYAGIVVLSLPDLQIVDQAGLRTSSKFPYVPGLLSFREAPSLLEAWEQLRVKPDALMLDGQGLAHPRRLGIACHVGLWLDIPTLGCAKSILVGRHAEVPIEAGSQMPLVDRGELIGAALRTKRNVAPVFVSPGHLMDLSDAVALTLQATTKYRQPEPTRQAHLLVNRLRVADRE; encoded by the coding sequence ATGGCAAACCAGCCGTTACATCGTTGGGATTTGACGCCGCGCGAGGCAATTGCGCTGCAACAACAATTGCGCACGCACATCCGCCTCGAACCGCTCAGCCGCGCCGTCCAGACGATTGGCGGTGCCGATGTCTCGTTCAATAAGTTCTCCGAAACAATTTATGCCGGCATCGTTGTGCTCAGCCTGCCCGACTTGCAGATCGTAGATCAGGCCGGTCTGCGCACCAGTTCCAAATTCCCCTACGTCCCCGGACTGCTGAGCTTCCGCGAAGCGCCTTCGTTGTTGGAGGCGTGGGAGCAACTGCGCGTCAAACCCGATGCGCTGATGCTGGACGGGCAGGGCCTCGCGCACCCGCGCCGTCTGGGCATCGCCTGTCACGTGGGTTTGTGGCTGGACATTCCCACGCTGGGTTGCGCCAAAAGCATTCTCGTAGGCCGTCACGCCGAGGTGCCTATCGAAGCGGGCAGTCAAATGCCGCTCGTGGATCGCGGCGAATTGATCGGCGCGGCCTTGCGCACGAAACGCAACGTCGCGCCGGTCTTTGTTTCGCCCGGCCATTTGATGGATTTGTCTGACGCGGTCGCGCTGACCTTGCAGGCCACCACGAAATACCGGCAGCCCGAGCCGACGCGGCAGGCGCATCTGTTGGTGAATCGGTTGCGGGTGGCGGATCGTGAATGA
- a CDS encoding alcohol dehydrogenase catalytic domain-containing protein, protein MKALRFEQGAVTLADVALPPARGEALVRVTLAGICNTDVEIVRGYANFSGTLGHEFVGVVADSPDRTQIGQRVVGEINAGCGVCAGCREHDARHCARRTVLGIRGRDGAFAEYLSLPPQNLLRVPDSIPDRAAVFTEPLAAACAILEQVPLDATQRVAVIGDGKLGQLIARVLATTGCELILIGKHADKLELAAQAGIHTVTLSALRVEPRFDLVVEASGSAIGLQLALELVRPRGTIVLKSTFHGEITLDTSRLVVNEIKLRGSRCGRFAPALALLSDRRANVEPLIAREFALTDGVAALQEAQRPGVLKVLLRP, encoded by the coding sequence ATGAAAGCATTACGGTTTGAACAAGGTGCCGTAACACTCGCCGACGTGGCCCTGCCGCCCGCGCGCGGCGAAGCCTTGGTGCGCGTGACGCTGGCGGGCATTTGCAATACAGATGTCGAAATCGTGCGCGGTTACGCCAATTTCAGCGGCACGCTCGGTCACGAATTTGTCGGCGTCGTGGCCGACTCGCCCGACCGCACGCAAATCGGCCAGCGCGTCGTTGGCGAAATCAATGCTGGATGCGGGGTGTGCGCCGGTTGCCGTGAACACGATGCCCGGCATTGCGCACGACGTACCGTGCTCGGCATTCGCGGGCGCGATGGGGCGTTTGCCGAATATCTGAGCCTGCCGCCACAAAACCTGTTGCGCGTACCCGACAGCATCCCCGACCGCGCGGCAGTCTTCACCGAACCCCTGGCCGCAGCCTGCGCGATTCTCGAACAGGTGCCGCTCGACGCTACCCAGCGTGTAGCTGTGATCGGTGATGGCAAATTGGGTCAATTGATCGCGCGCGTGCTGGCGACCACCGGTTGCGAGTTGATTTTAATCGGCAAACACGCCGACAAGTTGGAACTTGCGGCGCAAGCTGGCATCCATACGGTGACGCTGTCTGCACTCCGGGTTGAACCACGCTTTGACTTGGTCGTCGAAGCCAGCGGGTCGGCGATCGGCTTGCAACTGGCGCTTGAGCTGGTGCGGCCACGCGGCACCATCGTGTTGAAATCCACTTTTCACGGAGAGATCACGCTCGACACCTCGCGCCTGGTCGTCAACGAGATCAAGCTGCGGGGTTCGCGCTGCGGGCGCTTTGCCCCTGCATTGGCTTTGCTGAGCGACCGGCGCGCCAATGTCGAGCCGCTGATCGCCCGCGAATTCGCCCTGACCGATGGCGTCGCTGCGCTGCAAGAAGCCCAACGCCCTGGCGTGCTGAAAGTGCTGTTGCGCCCCTGA
- a CDS encoding response regulator transcription factor: MAVPTELRIIIADDHPIFRRGLRLVIESDPHLRVIAEADDGAAALTLIQTHQPQIAVLDMDMPQLDGLSVARALREQQSPTAVVFLTMHKDEATFNAVLNAGVKGYVVKDGAANEIVGAIKAVAAGQSYFSPVLSNHLLQHRKGAGEPGAPQSGLETLSPTERRVLRLIAESKANKEIAELLFISVRTVEHHRSNICAKLGLNGKHALLTFALTHKSKL; the protein is encoded by the coding sequence ATGGCAGTACCAACTGAACTCCGCATCATCATTGCCGACGATCATCCTATTTTCCGGCGCGGCTTGCGCTTGGTTATCGAAAGCGATCCGCACCTAAGAGTCATCGCTGAAGCCGACGACGGCGCGGCGGCGCTCACTTTGATTCAAACCCATCAACCCCAAATTGCCGTGCTCGATATGGACATGCCGCAACTCGACGGACTAAGCGTGGCGCGCGCGCTGCGTGAACAGCAGTCACCGACCGCCGTCGTTTTTCTGACCATGCACAAGGATGAAGCGACGTTTAACGCTGTACTCAACGCGGGCGTCAAAGGTTATGTGGTCAAAGACGGCGCAGCCAACGAAATCGTCGGCGCGATCAAGGCCGTTGCCGCCGGGCAAAGCTATTTCAGCCCCGTGCTTTCCAACCATTTATTGCAGCATCGTAAAGGGGCGGGCGAACCTGGCGCGCCGCAATCCGGGCTAGAAACACTGTCGCCCACCGAACGCCGCGTGCTGCGGTTGATTGCCGAGTCCAAAGCCAACAAAGAAATCGCCGAACTGCTTTTCATCAGCGTGCGCACTGTCGAACATCATCGCTCAAACATCTGCGCCAAACTGGGCTTGAACGGAAAGCACGCGCTGCTGACGTTTGCGCTGACGCACAAGTCCAAGCTTTAG
- a CDS encoding hydrogenase expression protein HypE — MKQHQKPQQTIAGTPPSRPEPLQKIEILWLTAGLGCDGESVALTAATQPSIEDLVLGSLPGLPQVKFHNPFYSYENGDEFMALLYQAEQGQLDPFILVIEGSIPNETIKAEGYWAALGVDPATGQPITTCEWIDRLTPRAWAVVAVGTCSAYGGIHAMQGNPTGAMGLPDYLGWQWKSAAGIPIVCVPGCPTPPDNITETLLYLLYQAAGRAPLIPLDGALRPTWLYGETVHEGCDRGGYYEQAQFAEEYGSRHCIVKLGCWGPVVQCNVGKRGWMGGIGGCPNVGGICIGCTMPGFPDKFMPFMDQPPGSLLSSQAVMTYGRAIHALRRFTQASLNQEPVWRRRTRE, encoded by the coding sequence ATGAAACAGCATCAGAAGCCACAACAGACCATCGCCGGTACACCACCATCCAGGCCGGAGCCGCTGCAAAAAATAGAAATTCTATGGCTGACGGCGGGACTGGGCTGTGACGGGGAATCGGTCGCGCTCACGGCGGCCACGCAACCGAGCATCGAAGACCTCGTCCTGGGCAGCTTGCCGGGCTTGCCCCAGGTCAAGTTCCACAACCCGTTTTATAGCTACGAAAACGGCGATGAATTCATGGCGTTGCTTTACCAGGCAGAGCAAGGCCAGCTCGATCCGTTTATCCTCGTCATCGAAGGTTCCATTCCAAACGAAACGATTAAAGCGGAAGGCTATTGGGCGGCGCTGGGCGTTGATCCTGCGACGGGCCAACCGATCACCACTTGTGAATGGATTGATCGTCTGACGCCGCGCGCCTGGGCTGTGGTCGCGGTCGGCACCTGTTCGGCGTATGGCGGCATTCACGCGATGCAGGGCAATCCGACGGGCGCGATGGGGCTGCCGGATTATCTGGGCTGGCAGTGGAAATCAGCGGCAGGCATCCCGATTGTATGCGTGCCGGGGTGCCCGACGCCGCCGGATAATATCACCGAGACGTTGCTGTATCTGCTTTATCAGGCTGCCGGACGCGCGCCGCTGATTCCGCTTGATGGGGCGTTGCGGCCAACTTGGTTGTATGGCGAGACGGTGCACGAGGGCTGTGATCGCGGCGGCTATTACGAACAGGCGCAGTTTGCCGAAGAGTATGGTTCGCGGCATTGCATCGTGAAACTCGGTTGCTGGGGGCCGGTCGTGCAATGCAACGTCGGCAAGCGCGGCTGGATGGGCGGCATTGGCGGCTGTCCGAACGTGGGCGGCATTTGCATCGGTTGCACGATGCCCGGCTTCCCGGACAAGTTCATGCCATTTATGGATCAACCGCCGGGTTCGTTGCTCTCGTCGCAGGCCGTGATGACCTATGGCCGCGCGATTCACGCCTTGCGGCGCTTCACCCAGGCGTCACTCAATCAGGAACCGGTGTGGCGGCGGCGTACACGCGAATAA
- a CDS encoding peptidylprolyl isomerase produces MSAVQFGDTVKVHYTGTLTDGQMFDTSDGSDPLAFTVGAGQVIPGFDQALLGMQTGETKNIIIPPGEAYGEREAGLIQQLSRDQFRLGEIEPEVGMAIEMRTPEGHGIPMVITELTDAIVTLDANHPLAGETLHFALTLVEIAV; encoded by the coding sequence ATGTCCGCAGTTCAATTCGGCGATACCGTCAAAGTGCATTACACGGGCACGCTCACCGACGGCCAGATGTTCGACACCTCGGATGGCAGTGACCCGTTGGCCTTCACGGTCGGCGCGGGGCAGGTCATCCCCGGCTTCGATCAGGCGTTGCTGGGTATGCAAACCGGCGAGACCAAGAACATCATCATCCCGCCGGGTGAAGCTTATGGCGAACGCGAAGCGGGCCTGATACAGCAACTCAGCCGCGATCAATTCCGGCTGGGCGAGATTGAGCCGGAAGTGGGCATGGCTATCGAGATGCGCACGCCCGAAGGCCACGGCATTCCGATGGTGATCACCGAATTGACGGACGCGATCGTGACGCTCGACGCCAACCATCCGTTGGCGGGCGAGACGCTGCATTTCGCCTTAACGCTGGTCGAAATTGCGGTCTGA
- a CDS encoding site-2 protease family protein — protein MRFPQFQLARLFGIPLIIDYSWLPMAVLHVWLVAEMWLARALGDQLPQGAYLIIGVLVTALFFASILLHELAHALIARVEGIEIYDIQLHIFGGWARLVSEPRTALAELRIAIAGPASSFLLAALFWLGVQLVQLLGAPRDPAAAAAVSSFKYLAAANLTLALFNLLPGLPLDGGRALRAWLWHRRKDVLSATRTAKRCGVALAYLLMLYGVFLLGSGLMRGTFWREALAAAWLLVVGVFLKNAAEQDYRFRVEQRAYEDETQRLQAQTTAQWNVAGTVGAVMRTPVISVAPELKVSEFIDQVLAEHRLTIFPVAREGRLHGMLALERLRAVPKSEWECRLIRDVMEPVDETHFITVRASLAHAARKLKANPLGQLAVLDSDGLLVGCLSETDVSAAL, from the coding sequence ATGCGTTTCCCGCAATTCCAACTCGCCCGGTTGTTCGGCATTCCGCTGATCATTGATTACAGTTGGCTGCCGATGGCGGTGTTGCACGTGTGGCTGGTGGCGGAAATGTGGCTGGCGCGCGCGTTGGGCGACCAGTTGCCACAAGGGGCCTACCTCATCATCGGCGTGTTGGTGACGGCGCTCTTTTTCGCTTCGATCCTGTTACACGAACTAGCGCACGCGCTGATTGCGCGCGTTGAAGGGATCGAGATTTACGATATTCAACTGCACATCTTCGGCGGCTGGGCGCGGCTGGTGAGCGAACCGCGCACGGCGCTGGCCGAATTGCGCATTGCCATCGCGGGGCCGGCCAGTTCGTTTTTGCTGGCGGCGCTGTTTTGGCTTGGCGTTCAGCTGGTGCAATTGCTTGGCGCGCCGCGCGACCCGGCAGCCGCCGCAGCCGTCAGTTCATTCAAATACCTGGCGGCGGCCAATCTAACGCTGGCGCTCTTCAATCTGCTGCCGGGCTTGCCGCTGGATGGCGGGCGAGCCTTGCGCGCCTGGCTCTGGCACCGGCGCAAAGACGTGCTCTCGGCCACGCGCACCGCCAAACGCTGCGGCGTCGCGCTGGCCTATTTGCTGATGCTGTACGGCGTGTTTTTGCTAGGCTCCGGCCTCATGCGCGGCACGTTTTGGCGTGAGGCGCTGGCGGCTGCGTGGTTGTTGGTCGTCGGCGTCTTTTTGAAGAATGCCGCCGAACAGGACTATCGCTTCCGCGTCGAGCAGCGGGCGTATGAGGACGAAACGCAACGCTTGCAGGCCCAAACCACCGCGCAATGGAACGTCGCGGGCACGGTTGGCGCGGTGATGCGCACGCCGGTCATCAGCGTCGCGCCTGAACTGAAGGTCAGCGAATTTATTGACCAAGTCCTGGCCGAACATCGTCTGACGATTTTCCCCGTCGCGCGCGAAGGCCGCTTGCACGGCATGCTGGCGCTCGAACGTTTGCGCGCCGTGCCCAAATCCGAATGGGAATGCCGCCTGATCCGCGACGTCATGGAACCAGTGGACGAAACCCATTTCATCACCGTGCGTGCCTCGCTCGCCCACGCCGCCCGGAAACTCAAAGCCAATCCACTCGGCCAACTGGCGGTGCTGGATAGCGACGGCTTGCTGGTTGGGTGCCTCAGTGAAACTGATGTGTCAGCGGCCTTGTAA
- a CDS encoding response regulator: MMLLIVDDNAAMRRLIRRMTADLAERVEECADGAAALAAYEQYQFSGADWVLMDVEMAGLDGLSATRQLRAAHPEARVVIVTKHNDEALRAAAFNHGASGFVPKENLLELRALLGAAA; this comes from the coding sequence ATGATGCTGTTGATTGTTGATGACAACGCGGCGATGCGCCGTTTGATCCGGCGGATGACTGCCGATTTGGCCGAGCGCGTCGAAGAGTGCGCGGACGGCGCGGCGGCGCTCGCCGCTTACGAGCAGTATCAGTTCAGCGGAGCCGACTGGGTGTTGATGGATGTGGAAATGGCCGGGCTAGATGGCTTGAGCGCGACGCGGCAATTACGCGCCGCCCATCCCGAAGCCCGCGTCGTCATCGTCACCAAACACAATGACGAAGCCTTGCGCGCCGCCGCGTTCAACCACGGCGCGAGCGGCTTTGTGCCGAAAGAGAATTTGTTGGAATTACGGGCGCTGCTCGGCGCCGCTGCTTAA
- a CDS encoding alpha/beta fold hydrolase → MAVYPYPKGNLLIPTAHGELEALYRPNNLQAARVALVLHPHPQFGGTMHNKVVARAAKALQEAGVEPLRFNFRGVGYSTGAYDEGRGETEDARTALDYLLAQQPQAHEVLIAGFSFGSAVGLRLGCADTRVQRLIAIGAPARLHDLALLTSCAKPKLFIHGERDEIAPLAPLVELLEQVPASSPQQLVTIAGAGHFFDEQLPQLMQVIKDFVT, encoded by the coding sequence ATGGCTGTTTACCCTTACCCCAAAGGCAACCTGCTGATTCCCACCGCGCATGGCGAGTTGGAAGCCTTGTACCGCCCCAACAACCTGCAAGCCGCGCGCGTTGCGCTGGTCTTGCATCCGCATCCGCAATTCGGCGGCACGATGCACAACAAAGTCGTCGCGCGCGCGGCCAAAGCCCTGCAAGAAGCGGGCGTCGAACCGCTGCGCTTCAACTTTCGCGGCGTCGGTTACAGCACGGGCGCGTATGACGAAGGGCGCGGCGAAACCGAGGACGCACGCACGGCGCTGGATTACCTGCTAGCCCAACAGCCGCAGGCGCATGAAGTATTAATCGCGGGCTTCTCATTCGGTTCGGCGGTCGGGCTGCGGTTGGGTTGCGCCGACACGCGCGTGCAACGGCTGATTGCGATTGGCGCGCCCGCGCGGTTGCACGATCTGGCCTTGCTCACAAGCTGCGCCAAACCAAAGCTCTTCATTCACGGCGAACGCGACGAGATTGCGCCGCTCGCGCCGTTGGTTGAACTGTTGGAACAGGTCCCGGCCAGCAGCCCGCAGCAGTTGGTGACGATTGCGGGCGCGGGCCATTTCTTTGACGAGCAGTTGCCGCAATTGATGCAGGTCATCAAAGATTTCGTCACTTGA